From Neodiprion pinetum isolate iyNeoPine1 chromosome 7, iyNeoPine1.2, whole genome shotgun sequence, a single genomic window includes:
- the deltaCOP gene encoding coatomer subunit delta: protein MVLIAAAVCTKAGKTIVSRQFVEMTKARIEGLLAAFPKLMSTGKQHTFVETESVRYVYQPLEKLYMLLITTKASNILEDLETLRLFARVIPEYCKSMEEVEIAENAFNLIFAFDEIVALGYRESVNLAQIRTFVEMDSHEEKVYQAVRLTQEREAKNKMREKAKELQRQRMEANKKGGVKGPGFGGGYGFTSSPSVGDSANFVPEPVKPAYTAPQKPTSAGPRAMKLSGKSRDVDSFVDQLKEEGENVTTASLAAPGVKTVHTSPQIINTEPVHLRQEERLTVRVGRDGGVQHLELHGLVTLHISDEKWGCIRVQLENKDTRGVQLQTHPNVDKELFRTRAQIGLKNPAKPFPLNTDVGVLKWRLQAQDESALPISINCWPSENGEGDCDVNIEYELEQENLELNDVQINIPLPIGGTPVVGECDGQYTHEARRNTLVWSLPLVDASSKSGSMEFSVHSSTPADFFPLQISFSSKTPYASIKVNEVLLVEDDSPVKHSVETVFFTENYEIV, encoded by the exons ATG GTACTCATCGCTGCTGCAGTTTGCACCAAGGCAGGCAAGA CCATCGTGTCCCGCCAGTTCGTCGAAATGACCAAGGCGAGGATAGAGGGTCTACTTGCTGCCTTCCCAAAATTGATGAGCACCGGCAAACAGCACACGTTTGTCGAAACTGAATCAGTGCGATACGTTTATCAGCCATTGGAGAAACTTTATATGCTTCTCATCACTACTAAAGCGAGCAATATTTTGGAGGATTTGGAAACCCTCAGACTTTTTGCGAGAGTG ATTCCAGAGTATTGCAAATCGATGGAAGAAGTTGAGATAGCTGAGAATGCTTTCAATCTCATATTTGCCTTTGATGAAATCGTAGCCCTAGGATACAGGGAAAGCGTCAACCTGGCGCAGATCAGAACTTTCGTTGAGATGGACTCGCATGAAGAAAAGGTCTATCAGGCGGTTAGGCTGACTCAGGAACGAGAGGCCAAGAACAAAATGAGAGAGAAGGCCAAGGAACTTCAGAGGCAGAGAATGGAGGCCAACAAGAAAGGGGGCGTCAAGGGTCCTGGTTTTGGCGGTGGCTATGGATTCACATCCAGTCCATCGGTCGGTGATTCTGCAAATTTCGTTCCAGAGCCTGTGAAACCTGCTTATACTGCACCACA AAAGCCAACATCTGCTGGTCCTCGTGCCATGAAGCTCTCTGGGAAATCGCGTGACGTTGACTCTTTTGTCGATCAGTTGAAAGAAGAGGGAGAGAACGTGACTACTGCGTCATTGGCTGCTCCTGGTGTTAAAACTGTGCACACTTCACCACAAATCATTAACACAGAACC GGTGCACTTGAGACAGGAGGAGCGTTTGACTGTTCGCGTGGGACGTGACGGAGGAGTTCAACATTTGGAGCTCCACGGACTGGTCACCCTGCATATTTCTGATGAAAAATGGGGATGCATACGTGTGCAGCTAGAGAACAAAGATACACGCGGTGTGCAACTCCAAACACATCCCAATGTCGATAAAGAGTTGTTCAGGACACGAGCCCAGATTGGACTCAAGAATCCAGCAAAACCATTCCCTCTGAACACAGATGTTGGCGTGTTGAAATGGCGTTTGCAGGCGCAAGACGAATCAGCTTTGCCAATTTCGA TAAATTGCTGGCCATCCGAGAACGGCGAAGGTGACTGCGACGTGAATATTGAATATGAATTGGAACAGGAAAATCTCGAGCTGAACGatgttcaaataaatattccgCTACCTATTGGGGGCACTCCTGTTGTTGGAGAGTGCGATGGTCAATATACACACGAAGCACGACGAAATACATTGGTGTGGTCGCTACCTCTGGTAGATGCCTCAAGCAAATCGGGATCGATGGAATTTTCGGTTCACTCCTCTACACCG